In Brevibacillus brevis NBRC 100599, a single genomic region encodes these proteins:
- the ytxJ gene encoding bacillithiol system redox-active protein YtxJ — protein MSQKQLHSIEELDEFVAKNGKKLLFKHSTICPISTSAYEEFQTYLQDNQVESAVILVREDRPVSNAVADRFSIKHESPQIFLLEDGEVKWHTSHWKITKDAISQALNV, from the coding sequence ATGTCACAGAAACAGCTTCACTCCATAGAAGAACTGGATGAGTTCGTAGCGAAAAATGGGAAAAAGCTTTTGTTTAAGCATAGCACGATCTGCCCGATCAGTACGTCTGCCTATGAAGAGTTTCAAACGTATTTGCAGGACAATCAAGTGGAATCTGCGGTCATTCTGGTACGGGAAGATCGCCCTGTCTCCAACGCCGTTGCGGATCGTTTTTCCATCAAGCACGAATCCCCGCAAATCTTTTTGCTGGAAGACGGAGAAGTAAAGTGGCACACGTCTCACTGGAAAATTACAAAAGACGCGATTAGCCAGGCGCTCAACGTGTAA
- a CDS encoding YjcZ family sporulation protein, with the protein MSGIFNGEFDGFTLVLILFILLVIIACSCD; encoded by the coding sequence ATGAGCGGCATCTTTAATGGAGAATTCGACGGCTTCACTCTGGTTTTGATTCTTTTCATCCTGCTGGTTATTATCGCATGCAGCTGCGACTAA
- a CDS encoding aminopeptidase gives MKDPRIEKLADVLVNYSVTVKPGENVLIYSIGNVTDLTKAVIAKVYEAGGNPFVQLIDQSVQRELLMGANETQLGIMREADVAFMKQMDCYIGIRGGDNISELSDVPGDKMQLHSKLLARPVLDIRVPHTKWVVLRYPNASMAQLANMSTAAFEDFYFKVCTLDYGKMDKAMDSLVELMEKTDKVRIVGPGTDLTFSIKDIPAIKCAGEANIPDGEVFTAPVRDSVNGTIAYNTPSPYQGFTYDNIKLTFKDGKIVEATANDTEKINEIFDTDEGARFVGEFAIGVNPYIQNPMKDILFDEKIDGSFHFTPGQAYDEAFNGNKSSIHWDLVMIQRPEWGGGEIWFDDRLIRKDGRFVVPELECLNPENLK, from the coding sequence ATGAAAGATCCACGAATTGAAAAACTAGCTGACGTCCTCGTCAATTATTCAGTGACTGTCAAGCCTGGTGAAAACGTTTTAATTTACTCTATTGGCAACGTTACCGATCTGACGAAAGCCGTTATTGCCAAGGTATACGAAGCTGGAGGAAATCCGTTTGTCCAATTGATTGACCAATCCGTTCAGCGTGAGCTCTTGATGGGTGCTAACGAAACACAATTGGGTATCATGCGTGAAGCAGATGTGGCTTTCATGAAACAAATGGATTGCTACATTGGCATCCGCGGCGGCGACAACATTAGTGAGCTCTCTGATGTCCCTGGAGACAAAATGCAGCTGCATTCCAAGCTGCTAGCGCGTCCTGTACTGGACATTCGCGTACCGCATACCAAATGGGTCGTGCTTCGCTATCCAAATGCATCCATGGCTCAGTTGGCTAATATGAGCACCGCTGCTTTCGAAGATTTCTATTTCAAAGTGTGCACGCTTGATTACGGCAAAATGGATAAAGCCATGGACAGCTTGGTCGAGCTGATGGAGAAAACCGACAAGGTACGTATCGTAGGGCCAGGAACTGATCTGACCTTCTCCATCAAAGATATTCCGGCAATCAAATGTGCTGGTGAAGCCAACATCCCTGACGGAGAAGTATTCACTGCCCCTGTCCGTGATTCCGTCAACGGTACGATCGCGTACAACACGCCATCTCCTTACCAAGGCTTTACATACGACAATATCAAGCTGACCTTCAAGGACGGCAAAATCGTCGAAGCAACTGCAAACGATACAGAGAAGATCAATGAAATCTTTGATACGGATGAAGGTGCTAGATTTGTAGGGGAGTTTGCGATTGGTGTGAATCCGTACATCCAAAACCCGATGAAAGACATCCTCTTCGACGAAAAAATCGACGGAAGCTTCCACTTCACGCCAGGACAGGCCTATGATGAAGCGTTTAACGGAAATAAATCCTCCATTCACTGGGACTTGGTTATGATTCAACGTCCTGAGTGGGGCGGTGGAGAAATTTGGTTTGACGATCGCCTGATCCGCAAAGACGGACGTTTTGTTGTACCAGAGCTCGAATGCCTCAATCCAGAAAACCTGAAATAA
- a CDS encoding PadR family transcriptional regulator yields the protein MDVKTIILGFLSYGEMSGYDIKQAFTNSIGFFYDASFGAIYPALRKLEEEGFVTKQEIIQSGKPNKILYRITEAGKQSFRQEIQTPILPPVLRSDMLVKIFFGKGRTIDEQKDLLEGCLDTQRQLLQQSKASYKKLEVNFDEYQRFCWEYTIHHLESTISFMEQKMTSLLKQPAYSV from the coding sequence ATGGATGTTAAAACGATCATACTGGGTTTCTTGAGCTATGGGGAAATGAGTGGCTACGATATTAAGCAAGCGTTTACAAACAGTATTGGATTCTTTTATGACGCTAGCTTTGGTGCTATTTATCCAGCATTGCGCAAACTGGAGGAAGAAGGCTTCGTAACGAAGCAAGAAATCATTCAGTCTGGCAAGCCGAACAAGATTTTGTACCGAATTACAGAAGCCGGAAAACAATCGTTCCGTCAAGAAATCCAGACGCCTATCTTGCCGCCAGTATTGCGTTCAGACATGCTGGTTAAGATTTTCTTCGGCAAGGGCCGCACGATCGACGAACAAAAGGATTTGCTAGAGGGCTGCTTAGATACGCAACGTCAATTGCTCCAACAAAGTAAGGCCTCTTATAAAAAGCTGGAAGTAAATTTTGACGAATATCAACGCTTTTGCTGGGAGTATACCATTCATCATCTGGAGTCAACGATTTCCTTTATGGAACAAAAGATGACTTCCTTGTTGAAACAACCAGCTTATTCCGTTTAG
- a CDS encoding S1C family serine protease has product MKSKKWSQYTRVKYPVSSSSLHPFNFFVPIVERVQEGVVSIVTEDAPHSKDVDSLIRSLIDHEDNSPPMERSFGSGFLFHPKGYILTSEHVIGKSKNIFVKLYNGRVFEAKRIIADRVRDYAVIKIDADCKLYPLPLGNSSHTKVGEWVISVGSPSVFKETKNEPGSGPNTAQIE; this is encoded by the coding sequence GTGAAAAGTAAAAAATGGTCCCAATATACGCGGGTAAAGTACCCTGTGAGCAGCAGCAGTCTGCACCCATTCAATTTCTTCGTTCCCATTGTCGAGCGAGTTCAAGAGGGAGTAGTCTCCATCGTAACCGAGGATGCTCCCCATTCCAAAGACGTGGATTCGTTAATTCGCAGCCTCATTGATCATGAAGATAATTCTCCACCCATGGAACGAAGCTTTGGCTCCGGATTTCTTTTTCATCCGAAAGGGTATATCTTGACGAGCGAGCATGTCATCGGCAAATCCAAAAACATTTTCGTGAAGCTATATAACGGTAGAGTGTTTGAAGCCAAACGCATTATAGCTGATCGAGTCCGGGATTACGCCGTCATCAAAATTGATGCAGACTGCAAGCTATACCCGCTGCCACTAGGCAACTCCTCTCATACAAAAGTAGGAGAATGGGTCATTAGCGTCGGTTCTCCATCTGTATTCAAAGAGACAAAAAACGAGCCTGGTTCCGGGCCAAATACAGCGCAAATTGAATAG
- a CDS encoding YheC/YheD family protein translates to MLPKRVIGILTWREGLRFEEPAYLRKLVQTGQKLGAEIYLFSHQDVNVSARKIKGFIPKPNGGWMSKSFPWPEVVIDRYRRRVKEYIRLRNSDLFFFANSPFSKKWRVTNLLASDERVKRWIPETHVYEKGKVRNMLARHGLVYVKPGNGTGGRSILRVKSSGKDYSLSGCDKKHKHHVARIDTVEGVEKWVKTWVEEQRIRDGNFLVQQGLDLGLLRKHVVDVRLLIQKDERGEWTVTGCAIRMGEKGSATSNLHGGGKAIPFEWLMSRRFGEERGELIKQECYRLAFEVANTLEDYFGRMMEFGLDIGVDVDGRAWLIEVNPKPGREVFRQMGDMALYRKAIARPIQFALYLARNQARFLSL, encoded by the coding sequence ATGCTTCCAAAACGGGTAATCGGCATTTTAACCTGGCGGGAGGGGTTACGCTTTGAGGAACCAGCCTATTTGCGCAAGCTGGTTCAAACAGGGCAAAAGCTGGGCGCAGAAATCTACCTGTTTTCGCATCAGGACGTCAATGTGTCCGCCAGAAAGATCAAAGGCTTCATCCCCAAACCGAATGGGGGGTGGATGAGTAAATCGTTCCCTTGGCCAGAAGTTGTCATCGATCGGTACCGACGCAGGGTAAAGGAGTATATCCGGCTGCGAAATAGCGATCTGTTTTTCTTTGCAAACAGTCCGTTCAGTAAAAAATGGAGAGTGACGAATCTGCTGGCTTCTGATGAACGCGTCAAACGCTGGATTCCGGAGACGCATGTTTACGAAAAAGGCAAGGTCCGAAACATGCTCGCACGCCATGGGCTCGTCTATGTCAAGCCAGGCAATGGCACAGGGGGAAGAAGCATCCTCAGAGTGAAGAGCAGCGGCAAGGATTATAGCCTCTCTGGATGTGACAAAAAGCATAAGCATCATGTAGCTCGAATTGATACGGTGGAAGGCGTGGAAAAATGGGTCAAAACGTGGGTAGAGGAGCAGCGCATTCGCGATGGCAATTTCCTGGTGCAGCAAGGCTTGGACCTCGGACTGCTACGCAAGCATGTCGTCGATGTACGGTTATTGATCCAAAAGGACGAGCGTGGGGAGTGGACGGTGACAGGGTGCGCAATACGCATGGGGGAGAAGGGTAGTGCTACTTCCAATTTGCATGGAGGAGGCAAAGCGATTCCCTTTGAATGGTTAATGTCCAGGCGATTTGGCGAGGAGCGTGGAGAGCTGATCAAACAGGAATGTTACCGACTTGCTTTTGAGGTAGCAAACACGCTCGAGGACTATTTCGGCCGCATGATGGAATTCGGGCTGGACATTGGGGTAGATGTGGACGGACGCGCGTGGTTAATCGAAGTGAACCCTAAGCCGGGGAGAGAGGTTTTTCGTCAGATGGGTGACATGGCTCTATACAGAAAGGCGATAGCCCGTCCTATTCAATTTGCGCTGTATTTGGCCCGGAACCAGGCTCGTTTTTTGTCTCTTTGA
- a CDS encoding winged helix-turn-helix transcriptional regulator: MSHDFSGEHMCPKYECAMNVLGKRWTGLIIHVLLRGTVRFKDIREMVPHMSDKMLSERLKELEELEILERKVYPEIPVRIEYELTDKGKDLRPVIDSIHEWGQKWM, translated from the coding sequence ATGAGTCATGATTTTTCTGGCGAACACATGTGTCCAAAATATGAATGCGCAATGAACGTCCTTGGAAAACGCTGGACCGGCCTGATTATTCATGTGTTGCTACGCGGGACTGTACGATTCAAAGATATCCGGGAAATGGTTCCTCATATGAGCGATAAAATGCTCTCGGAAAGACTGAAGGAGCTGGAAGAGCTCGAGATTTTGGAGCGCAAAGTGTACCCAGAGATCCCAGTTCGCATTGAATACGAATTGACCGATAAAGGAAAAGATCTGCGTCCTGTCATTGATTCCATTCACGAATGGGGCCAAAAATGGATGTAG
- a CDS encoding recombinase family protein codes for MRTAIYIRVSTEDQAREGFSIPAQREKLLSYVHSQGWEVQAVYADEGVSAKDTKRPALSQLLQDIRTGEIDVVLVYRLDRLTRSVLDLYQLLQEFDRHAVHFKSCTEVYDTTTAIGRLFITLVAALAQWERENLAERVKLGMSQMARERKRPGGPAPFGYNLVQGTLVVNQREASGVRSMFERYDRGESPRQIAEWANHSGLRGKNGASWSASAVLRLLKNPVYHGALRWNYTDADQQRNDPEEWIIEEATHPAIIDQACFSRVQKRMSARGTSHPRVLSSRYLFSGLLYCSRCGSSMRGKTTTITGKGEKRYTHRYYLCKNKLAGTCDAPAIREDRLEKAMVQELMQHSPESIAALQEVVQTLFQSNSCSAKETGQELQLRKQRWEQAYEEGFLSLADLREKINTLERAAKERERTYSVFSSVDQFDPDALSNWNLIWSYANEKERRLLVCMLIQRVEVEATDAASGQKNREVCLRLLSFH; via the coding sequence ATGCGAACGGCCATCTACATACGCGTCAGTACAGAGGATCAGGCACGTGAAGGATTTTCGATCCCCGCTCAAAGGGAAAAGCTGCTCTCGTATGTTCACTCCCAAGGCTGGGAAGTCCAAGCAGTCTACGCAGATGAAGGCGTCAGTGCCAAAGATACGAAGCGCCCCGCACTCAGTCAGCTCCTGCAAGATATCCGAACGGGTGAAATCGATGTCGTCCTCGTCTATCGACTCGATCGGCTTACTCGCTCTGTCCTTGATCTGTATCAGCTCCTCCAGGAGTTCGATCGACATGCGGTACATTTTAAAAGCTGCACCGAGGTATACGATACGACTACGGCAATCGGGCGACTCTTTATAACCTTAGTGGCTGCCCTCGCCCAATGGGAAAGGGAAAACTTGGCAGAACGGGTCAAGCTGGGGATGAGCCAGATGGCAAGAGAACGAAAACGACCAGGAGGACCTGCACCATTTGGATACAATCTGGTGCAAGGAACACTGGTCGTGAATCAAAGGGAAGCATCTGGCGTACGCAGCATGTTCGAGCGCTATGATCGAGGCGAATCTCCGCGCCAAATCGCCGAATGGGCAAATCATTCCGGATTACGCGGGAAAAATGGCGCTTCCTGGAGTGCCAGTGCCGTGCTTCGTCTGTTAAAAAATCCGGTCTATCATGGCGCGTTGCGTTGGAATTACACCGACGCCGATCAACAACGCAATGACCCCGAGGAATGGATAATCGAAGAGGCAACTCACCCGGCCATCATCGATCAAGCCTGTTTCTCCCGGGTGCAGAAACGGATGAGTGCTCGCGGAACAAGCCACCCCCGCGTTCTCAGCTCCCGCTACCTCTTTTCCGGATTGCTATACTGCTCGCGTTGCGGCTCCTCGATGCGCGGGAAAACAACCACCATTACAGGAAAAGGGGAAAAACGCTACACGCACCGCTACTACTTATGTAAAAACAAGCTGGCTGGTACGTGTGATGCTCCAGCCATACGTGAGGATCGCTTGGAAAAAGCCATGGTGCAAGAGTTGATGCAGCATTCACCAGAGTCAATTGCTGCGTTGCAGGAAGTCGTTCAGACTTTGTTTCAGTCGAATTCCTGCTCCGCGAAAGAAACCGGGCAAGAGCTGCAACTTCGGAAGCAGCGCTGGGAACAAGCTTATGAAGAGGGATTCCTTTCGTTGGCAGACCTACGAGAGAAAATCAATACATTGGAGCGAGCTGCGAAAGAACGAGAACGCACTTACTCTGTTTTTTCAAGTGTAGACCAGTTTGATCCAGATGCTCTTTCCAATTGGAACCTTATTTGGTCGTATGCAAATGAAAAAGAACGGCGATTGCTCGTGTGCATGCTCATCCAACGTGTTGAAGTGGAAGCAACAGACGCTGCCTCTGGTCAAAAAAATCGAGAGGTGTGCCTGCGTCTGTTGTCTTTCCACTAA
- a CDS encoding S1C family serine protease, whose amino-acid sequence MLTGGSPLGLENSVTAGIISAKNRRLQVAKRMYEEIFQTDAAINPGNSGGPLINLNGEVVGLNAFIIQSSQCLGFAIGIDALKMQLEQYVFK is encoded by the coding sequence ATGCTTACAGGTGGTTCCCCACTTGGTTTGGAAAATTCTGTGACAGCGGGAATCATTAGTGCTAAAAACCGCCGATTACAGGTTGCGAAGCGAATGTACGAAGAAATTTTTCAGACGGATGCTGCGATTAACCCAGGAAATAGCGGAGGTCCACTCATTAATTTGAATGGGGAAGTCGTTGGTCTCAATGCATTCATCATTCAATCCAGCCAATGCTTAGGCTTCGCTATCGGGATTGACGCCCTCAAAATGCAACTGGAGCAGTACGTATTTAAGTGA